Sequence from the Phragmites australis chromosome 11, lpPhrAust1.1, whole genome shotgun sequence genome:
TTTCTGAGTATTCTTCGTTGCTCATGCGTGTCCAGGTTATCACATCATCTTCCTCTGTCATGGGTTGAAAGGAAACATCCTCCAAAAGTGACCATAGCTGGACATTCTCTGAGATGAGGCCAACAATGAGATGATGGGAGATATCTCAAATCCATTGATCATCATGCAGAGCTTCACCCACAATCCTATGCTTTCGTTTGTTGTGCTTGTATAACGCTGGGAAAAGAGAGGCTGGGGAGTGGCCATCAAACCAGCTCGACCTCTAGAAGCTTGGCTTCCAACCATTATTTACTTGCACTCGTGTGGCGGTAGCAAACAGAGCAACATCAACCTCATTAACTGGCAGTTCCATTCCATTCCATGGCCTATCAGATTACCTCCATTGGAACGAGAGCCACTGTAATCGAAGAGCTCAGCTGAAGTACTCCAGATTAGAGATGCCAAGTCCCCCACGATTAATCGGCCGACATACACGCACCCAGCTCACTTTGCATTTGCCACCGTGTAGCGCTAATTTCCGACCCAGAGGAAATGCTAATGGATCTTGTAGATGTccttcatgattttttttttgtggcttCAAGACAGTGAGAAGATAAGTTAGGAGGGAGCTTAGGACTGAGCGCACAAGCTCTCTGTGCCCTAGGTTAAGTAGCTTGCACTGCTAGCCAGCTAATCTAGCCATTGCACGGTCTTGTATTAGCTGCGTGTGTACAAGTCGTAGGTGGCCAAGAGTTAATGACAGCTCTAGATAGGTCAGCGTAAAGATGACACATTGGCCAATGAAGGATGGCACGTCTTCTCATCATTCATCAAGAACGGGGACCGTGGGAGGGGAGGCCCTTCATACGGGAAGGATATGCCATGGGACTGTAGCCGATATCCAATTCCAGCCATTTATGCTCACTACTACAACTCCTACTCCCGGGAAGACTGTACTTGTGCCAGCTTGACTTTGCCATGCGGTGCCTATAGTACTCACACCTTATGATTTtgccttttgttctcttttctttaacCGTACCATTTGACATTATGATTTTTACTAATTGTGTTTCTTCTTCAGAATAACACATACCACCTAATCAAACCACCGATGGGTATTGACGTGAGCAAGCATCTTCGATTTTACCTAGGAAGATCATAGAAGAGAGTGTAATATGCATCAATTGATTATGAGTGTTGGCTTAAGTTTGGTACCTTGTAGGATCATATGGCCAGATGGAGTGGGTGTTCAAGTGTGACAACAACCTTACCGTActacaatgaagatgatgatgacagatCACTCGCGTGGGAGATATTCGGATGGAGCTCCAACGATGATATTGCTATCAATGGTGTCTATAGAGTTAATCACGATGATTATTACAACAAAGAAACATTTGTGGTGGATAAGCTCGAATGAAACTCTTACATTGAGAATGTTCGTGACAAAGCGCTAGAGCAGGGGATGTTTAAAGGGAGCTCTAGAGATGGTAATGGTCTCGACACAGAAGATTGGAGTGAAAAGTACTGCCACCATGAACACATTGATTTTTTCGGATTTCATAAGGAGGTTGTTGCTCTATATGAATCACACGAAAGAGGGATTGCCTATAACTTGATTTGCTCAAAGATTCAAGTCATGGGCAGATTAAACCTACTTACCATATCTATATGCCTTGTTGGATAGGAGAGTTTCCTCAAAACAGTTGATTAATAAGGAAAATGTTATATCTCAGGTGcttgtttttttaaaatcaaGCAATGAATCTAAGCTATCAGATCATGATACAACAACCCTCGTGCATCTTCAACCTCTAGCCGCCAGATCCTCGCCCCTGCCTCCCACCCTCCTCCACCCGCCTCCGATGGCTTTCCCGTTGCCGCACTAACCCGGCTCCATTAGGCCGTCTCCGCTCGTCCCCGCCCCGGCACCGTCCACCGACCGTCCTCCGCTGCCCGCGATGTCCCCACCGCCTCGCAGCTCCACCCCTGAGCCCACCTCCTCCGTCGGGCCGGCCTACCGCCGCCGACCTTCCTCTAAACCTGCCACCCTCCGGCAACCCCAAGCACTAACTCCGCCGCTAACTCGACATCTGATTACGCTCCTAAATTTTAGGCGTCTAAAATTTTAGACGCCTAAAATTTAGGAAGCATGAATTAATAAACATCATTCAtcacaaatataaaaatatattggtTGGCAGCTGTTGAATAATGGAACAATTGAACTACTGAGAGTTGTGCCTCCTCCTTCCATGGCGGAGACAATGTGGAATGTGCTACCGTGTAATATCTCAAGGAATAAGAGGAGAAAGGAAGATCAAACAGAGGATAAACAAATTGAAGTACCGTTGCTTGAGGTATGAAACGTTTTACATGATCCCCCTTTGGTTAGATAAGGTGCAAAGAGGACCTTTCCatctcttttaaaatatgagAGTAATTTATGAACATTATCTGAATAGATTGATTGGTAACGGACTGCATTTGTGACATTCACCAAGTGCTCTTAAGTACTAGATCAAAAAATTTGGGCACCCATTAGATTTGATTCTGATCCCTTTTACAGAAGGAGgcagtaaaagaaaaaaatgaaactgGCTTGTCGCATCGTGGAGACAACTATAATAGGAATCTTTGTCAAGCatggatacacacacacacacacacactaatAGACTTTGTGCTTAAGTGTACATTCCATCACATTTACTTTCATCAATTTGTGCTATTTGTTAGCTCCATCATGTTTACATTCATAATTTTGAGCTATTATTTAGCTCCCCATTTGCAGTCATGGCTGAATGTTGTAAAAActagatttaaaaataaattaagtgtATTTTGACCTTGAGATAGCAAAGGTGAAGACTAAGATGCATTTACAAAGCACGATTAAGTGCTACTACGCCCATTCTTTTTTAATTAACATCTTTTATTTTGTACAGTCTCCAAGATGTGGCTTTCACCGTAACTTTTTATAACTTTACATAtactaataaaattatattactattgaagaattttgaatttacaATAGAGCTGgataatttcaaatttagtttAGCTCTGATTTTGACTTATCTACAAACACATGCGAGCTTCTCGTATAAAGCATTACATCTTGCTCTGACGTCAAGAATTCACAACCGGTCAATTGATCAAGATGACCAAGACATGTTTTCTTTTCGGGTTGATATGGTGCATCATTTTCTAATTATTGTAGGAATTTCTATCTTTGTTCCTAGAAATTAACTGGAGATTCTGAAGGAGCCTCCAATTGATACATATAAACAAAGATGGATTGTTGGTGGACTGTTTCAGTGGAGCATCCAACCGTTAGCGCCCCTGGACCTGTTACAAATGGAGATGACAACCAAAGCGATTGCTTCAAGTCTCCTCTTTTGCTACTCCTCGTAAACTCAGGCAACGGAGCAGTCTCTCCTCGCTGATAATGTTTCATCAAATGGCACAATACCGTAGCATCATCTTCCTTGTCTGTCGACGGTCTCCGAACCAGTGCAGTGGATCTGCAGGCCAGGCGCCGCCTGCTCTTGTGCCGGAGGACTGCTGGGTCGTGGATCACGTGCACTGGTTTGACAGACCGTTTACATCGTCTGAAATTTTAATCGTACTCTGAAAATTTGATCTATGTTTGGTTTGAGATTAAAATTTAGTTATACTCTAAAAATTTGACCGACtaaaattttttttatagtgtttCTGATTAAATCTCGAACGGCAAATTATTTGTCAAAATTTTTAACCAAATAACATTTTAGCGGCTAAAATTTAGCAATATCCTAATTTAACCTCATCTAAATTTAACTTAGTCTGCTAGGATAAAAATCAAACAGCCCTAAAAACCGCGAGATGCCGGAGCAGTTGCCAGGAGCACGGTTACCTGGACGGGCGCCGCAACTAGGGGTTCCCAAACCGGACATGGCTTCCCTGCTCCCATTTTCCTGCTCCCGTCCCTGCTCCCGCTACGTGGCTCTTTTCTATTTGTTCCTATTTCTCTGGTGGTCCAGCACAATCTAGCGTCCGTCCGTCCGTAACATCGTCAACTTCCTCACGTTTCCAAAGCAAACAGCTCCATCTAGCGGTAACAGTAAAAGCTTGGCGTCAAATGAAAAGTGGGAACCAACAACCGCACCAAAACAACACATCTATCCAGTGCGTGAAATTGTTTATTCATGTAAATATCTCCTGTCAACACTTATCTTGGCATCTTTGCGTAATCTCACATATCCCAACACAGAGGCTGGTTACAAAACGTCGATGGCATCAGAGATGCATCAAGGTACTGGGCACATGAAGGATATTTCTGAAGCAACGAAGTCATCAGCAACGACATCAGAGATGCATCAAGGTACTGCAGACATAAAGGGTAATTCTGAAGCAATGGAGTCATCGGCGGCTTTCATGACATTTTTCGAAGAAAACCTGGGAACAACATCACAATTAGGAAATGTAAGATATCTTCATATCTCTCTCCTATTTATCAATCCTGAATGAATCTAGTTATAGTTTCTGCAAAATTGTAAATCTGTCTCTTTGTTACCTTTCAATGTGCATACTCAGTTCATTTGATATCCTTTCTCCATCATTAAATATTGTTGTGAATAAATCAGGATAATGGAAATATTGGTGCTTCTCAAAGAAATGATTGTCCTGAAGACTTGATACCAAAGATTGTCATGAAATTCAACTCTGAGCAAGATGCTTATGATTTTTACAATGTTTATGGTTGGGAACTAGGTTTTAGTATTCCAAGGAGCAACCTACCATTATGTGGGAAGTTCTTCCATAATAAAGACCAGAACATTCTGTTGTTCTCGTGAAGGTACTGATCATTTTTTGTACTACAACATATAGGTATCCTCTTAGCAATatgtaattttaaataaatttgttGCACTAAACAGGGACTCGTGGCATTGACAAAAGATCAGAATTAGCAGATTACGGTAAATGTTTCAATAGACCTGAGACACGGTGTAAATGTCAAGCATGTATGAAGATAAGCCTTAAGGACGGATTCTACTTTGTCTACCACTTTGTGTCTGAACAAAGCCACAATCTTGCTACTAGAAGTCAGGGCCACCAACTAACATCACAAAGCCAAATTAATGACGCACAAATTTCAAGGGTAGAACTTGTAAAATCTGTAGGCATTTCTACTAAAGCAGTTATTGATCTAATTGCAAAAGAGGCAGGAGGGATTGAGAATCTTGGATTCACTCGTGTAGATGTGAAGAATATATTATATACAAAGAGATCATTGAAGGTACACCAAGGTGACACCAGAGGGGTTTTAGAATATatggagagagaaaagaaacatCAGAAGATTGTGAAGTTTTTCTATTCTATTCAAGTCGACGAGGATGATCTGATAACTAACATTTTCTGGGCGGATTCTAAGATGGTCTTAGACTATGAAGCTTTTGGTGATGTTGTTGGCTTCGACACAACATACAGAAAATTGGATGATGGCCGTCCTCTTGGTTTGCTTGTTGGGGTGAATAATCATAAGAAAACTACTGTTTTTGATGCTGCACTTCTATACAAAGAGACTACTGAGAGTTTTGTTTGGCTATTTAGAACGTTTCTAAATGTAATGTCCGAAAAGAAACCACAAACAATTTTGACAGATGAAGATGCAGCCATGGCTAAAGCAATTGATTAACAATCATGATAGTTCTACCATATACTCATCACAGGATATGTGTCTGGCATATGAATCAGAATGCAGACACGCACCTTGCTGAAGTTTTTAAGGACTATAAGAAATTTAATATTGAATTCCAGAGCTGTATTTATgatcaagaggaggaggatgaataTATAAATGCATGGAACCAATTGATTAACAAGTATGAGCTTCAAGGAAACAAATGGCTTGAGCGACTTTTTCATAAAATGCATCAATGTGCATTAGTATACGGCCGAAACACATTCTCTGCTGATATGAGTACTACCTAAAGAAATGAAAGCTTAAATGATAAATTGAAGGGTTATATTAGTGTAAAATATGACATGCTTACTTTCTTTGAGCACTTTGATAGGTTGGTGGGAGATAAAAGATGTGAAGAGGTCAGGTATGACTTCAGAGCAACACAAAATAAACCGAAGCCAAAGGTAGAATTTACAATATTAAGTCAAGCAGCAAAAGTGTTTAAGTTATTTCAGGAACAAGTATTGCAGACTTTAAATTGTGACCTATTCTGTTGTGGTGATGATGGCAAGGAAAAGATGTACATAATAAAAGCTCATGGTAAGCATTACAAACATATTGCCAAATTCTCTCCAATGGAATCAAAAGTCAAATGCAgctgcaagaaatttgaatttgtcgGTATTCTATGTTCTCATGCATTGAAAGTACTCGACATCAATAACATCAAAAGAATTCttgaataatatatatttaagaGATGGACAATTGATGCTAAAGTCTTACATATAAGTAGCAATCCTAAAATGCATGATGATCCTAAAATAAATCTATCAAATCGCTACTACACATTAAGCAAAATGTTCGTTCGAATAGCTGCTCGAGCTGCTGAATCCAATGAAACATTTTCTATATCCACTAAGTGTGCCATGAAATTAGCTGAAGACATTGAGAAGAGCTGAAAAATTAGGTCTGATCTGGACTTAGGCGCTTCATCTACTCCACAAGGTTTATTTTCACACTACTATATAATTAATAGTTTAATAACTACTCTTGTTATAATTTAACCTCTGCACCTACAAATGTCACAAgttcaaaaaaagaagaagagaagactAATAAGCCAAGGGGGATCAAACTCAAGGATAAGGAAATCCGTGGGTCAGCGAGACCTATTGCTGGTTTAGAGAAATCATCACGAAGAAGGAAAAAGATGAAGAATGATTGTGATGTGGCACAACCACCACCACAGACACATGCAACAGCAATGGTATATGATCCTAAAGCATTTAATTTAGAGATTTTTTCCATCAATCATATTCCtaatatccccccccccccctatttaGGGTCATTTGGAGATTCCGAATAACCAAAACTTCATACATGCATCAGAGTACTATACTGCTATTGGTGCTTCAATGCACCCATCCTTGGTTATATATATGTCAGTATCCCAACAAAATCAAGAACTGCAACAACAAATGCCAATTCAACCATTTGCTACAGATTTCTACATGTCTCAGCAAAATCAAGGAATGCAAAAACATAGTCCAACTCAACCTTTTTACTATAGATTTCtacaatatattttattagtcaTATGTAATCATCCATTTCCATTAGGGTGAGAAAacttgtatattttttatatgtagGTTACTAAAGCATTATACATGTTAGGAACTATCATGACCATCTGGTTCTTATGCAGAGTGCCACTAGCGATTTTGTTCAACTgaacttttttttaagagattGTTTAGACAATACAAATGCTATTAGCATATATCCctaaactaatatttttttcatgtcaGGATTTAGTCCCacataaaaataaacaaaatataCTTCAATCCTAGACCCCACAAAAAGAATCTAGGGATATAAAAAATCGTAGAAGCACATGTGAAAGGAACAAGAATACTAACCATGAAAGCCTTCTGCAAAGGAATAGTGAAGTGGATGTATGGGTCACAGTTTCACATCTGACAGTAGGGGTGTGAAGTCACGGGAGAACAATAAAATATGATATGATGAACAGTATCCTAACGGCAAAATGCTGTAGTGTACTGTAGAGCGAGTGCCTGCGCCtcaactcccccccccccccgaagcAACAATTCCTTCCGATTAATTCAAGAACCGTGTGTGGGAGAAACGGGCAATACTAGTAGTGGCCAGCGGATAGTGATCCCTCATGACGTCGGTGATGTTATTACTAACACGTGAGCTCAGTTCTACACGTTAGTGACGGCAACATGAAATCAGAAGATCTCAATCTGTGGCCAGCATGTATGTCCTATGCGTTGCCTCAGGCAAAATAAACAGTTGTTCGAGTATAGCTTAAGGAATTTCAAATTTGCATCTATGTTTCGACTGACAGAATGCAGTGTGCACACTGCAAAGCAAGGTAAATGTTATAAGTTCATCAACCATGCAACATCCTTTGGTGTCATGATACTTCTGCGATTTTCACATAtgcttttgtagttttgtgtgCCAGCCAATACATCACGCTTTTCTGTTTTAGATGAAAGGGGATCAACCCCGGTTTATATTACAACCAAATCAAGATACAGACAGAGAGGCCACAGATGTGATTTTTCAGCCAAACAAAAACGATTTGTAAGTTGCGCGTAGATGAAGTCACTTATCATTATGTCAAGCAGTCATTTCGGAGTATTTGAAAATTCACTGCATATCCTCCAGCTATTAGAAAGAGGATTCCATTATGAAGTTTCCACATATTTTCCTCCAACAAGTGTATCTTATCTTTAAGCCTTGTTTGGACGGCTCAATCATGACGTAAATCGTAATCCACGTAGATGGGTCAGGAATTTGAACTAGAGAAAAGAGCTTGGGAAGGATACGTGAAAGAAACATGTTgcatctttcaaaaaaaataaacctGTTGCGACAAAGATGGCATGCCCTTTGATGGCCGTGCATGGCAGCTTGGGGTATGATCGTTGTCCGTATGAGTTTTGTTCTGTTCTTATAGTTATATTGAGAGAAAATAGGTTGAatggagttatatttattaaaaagaagaatGTTTGATTAGTTGTATCTGTCTAGACAGGCTGAGTTAGGTTTTTGTTTCGTTGATCGAATCCGAGGCCATATGAGCAAATATAAAAGTTAAGACTGTGATTGATTGTTTGcgagaaaataattttatgtacTAACAAGTGGGTCTGCCTGTATGAGCAGATGTAGACTCTCTCTGAGCTTATACGTATCCACCGGATCAGGCCGTAGGCATACATTTGCATATGTCGTGTCAGATTAGAACAGTACATACGAGTAACCAAACGTATTTCTCTCTGAGCTTATACGCATCCACCAAAGAGAGAGCTTATACGCATCCACCAAGCTAAGTTGCCCCCATGCAGGCAACCATTGGTGGATTGCTGGCACGCAGAAAGGGCATTGAGGCGGCGAGAGGgatgtgattggttgctcgtatgtGTTATCCGTACGGACCGTATACATATGCTGAGGGGAAGTAAACTGAAcagagtcatatttgttgaaaaatgTTTGATTCCTTGTATCTATCTGAACAAATTGAAttaagtttctgtttggttgattcAATTTGATGTCGTAAGAGTGGATGTAAGAGCTGAGACTTTAATTAGTTGCttatataaagataattttgtaACACTAATAAATGAACTGCATCCGCCTGATCAGATTGAGAGCATATATTTATAGGCATCAGAACAAACTGAAACAATATATAtgaataattaattttttttttttaagattatagGTATTCAACGAACTATGATAAATTTATACGGGCAATCAATCACCGCCAAGATGCCGGGCGGAGAGGCGTGATGCTCGTGTTGTAGACAGCCGGAATCTCGATTGTGGCTGACCTGTGTACTGGGCTATCGACCAAGACGAAGAGGCGATGTGTCGAGTCGGCGACAGAACCGATACGGTTCACACGGCGAGCCATGATTGAGCGACGCATCTTGGACAAGTGCCATCCGCATGTAAGTCATGCTGCGTTCAGCAACCCTTAGGCTTTGTTTGTTTCTATAATTAAATTGgttttttataatttgattagGAATTTCATTTTCTAAGGAACTAAAATTGAACTATAATTTCAATTCTGTTGTTTAGTTACAAGTTGAATTGAGCAGATGCAATTTAATTTCTGAACCTGTTTGGATCTCTTTTTTGGAATTGTCTTAATCCCGGAATAGTTCATACAACATCCTTGCAAATGTACGCCTCGTTCAGTCAAAATAAACGCATAGTTTGTGTGAGGTGCATTAAGTGGAATCCGACGAACAACAGGAAGAAGAACACGGCAAGAATTTGGGTTTAGGAGGGCGGAAGGAGGAATTGTATTAAGAGAAGGTTCAGAGTGTATTTGGTTTGGTGCCCAGCTCAGTCGAGCTAAAATTTGGTTAGAGGTCAAAATCAAGATAATATCAAATTTTGATCATCAAAATAGAGTTTAGTTTGAGTTCAAGCCAAAATTTGTTTCTATTACATGGGCTGAGCCCGCAGTCACTGCTGGACCCAACATGGGCCTGATGTGCGTGGGTTCTGTTTGGGCCGGAGACTCGATCTCCTGGGCCCGGCCTCCGTGAGCAGCTTCTCCTCTGTGTCTTGTGCCTCCTGTCCAGCGTCGCTGACAGTTCGCTTGTAGATCGTAaaattttggtatggttggCTTTGGGGATTTTACTGCTGGGATGTCAAACGTGTGCAAAGCCACGACAAAACGGGATCAACCACAGAGAACACGGATGGTAACAAGTGATCGCTGCCTGCGTCCTTCACGTGACACTTACATGCCTCCCAGTTAGGATTAGTTGTTCCTGGTATCTGTTGCAGTGCCTGCACTTCGACGGACGCTGCAACCATGCGTTCCCGTACCCGTTGCCTCTCTGCGAGTGCTTGCGCCCGCAATGCGCTAATTTTTAACCGTGTCCAGGGCCACGGCCCACGGCACGATGGGATCAGATCAACCACAGACAGCACGAATGAGAAAAGTGAAAAGCGGAGGATTGGTCACACTAGCCACCGGTCATGGTCACTGATAGGGATGGCAATTACCCATTCCCCGTTTGTCGCCGGAAAATTTCTTTATTAGTGGGGACAGAGATGAGGATTTTTTTCACCTCATGAAGCTCTTAACGAGAGAAAATGTCCCCCGATAGATAGAGCGGGGGGGTGGGGACGTTCATCTACCCTGTTCCCCGCATGGAGCCCTAAGAAAAGAGTACCACGAGTGAGTCTATAAGTAAATACTAAAAAAAAAGTGATACATAATATAAGTTGGCATGATCTTATATTATATGTCAACCTCTTTTAACAATTTCATAAatcaatttgtatatattttaatctttaaaattattgtttagataaaaatatattgatTTATTGTTATTATGAATATCAATATGTTGATTGCTATTGGAGATAAGGACCCGACGAGACCCATGGGGACCCGAGGGTGGGGATGGAgatggtggggggggggggggcgggttCCTCCATTTGGGGACGCGGCCGCGGGGAATATCCCGTTGCCATCTCGCCTCAATGATGAACTCGCCCTCTGCACCAACACACCACCGTGCCCTGCGGACTGCGTGGCGGGCACGCACGGTACCAAGACGCGGATGGCACGGAACACCCACCATGTGCGCGCTGTTAAATTTACCGATTGGTCTGACCTCGCGCCCGGCATGAGCATCACATGATTGGCCGACACCAGCAGTTGCAGATCGCACAGGCCGGGGGCCTCGTGAGGTGAACACCAGTCGGCATCATCTCCCGTCCGTATGACCTGTCCTACGCGCGCGATGCTCCAGGTCCAGGACGACAGCGAAACGAGCAGGAGCAATCAGAGGAAGAGGAATGCCGGACGACGGCTCCTCTTCACGCCGCGACTACGCAACACGCTGCACGCGTACCGTGCTGTGTTCGCAACACGCTGCTGTATGATCCACGCGGAAAGCATTTGACCATGGACCACAAGCAACAGGCACAAGAAGCAATGGCGACGATCTGACTGCAGGGGAGGCAAGGAGCGCGTGCCTTGATAACAGTCTAACAGATGAGACTTGAAATGTACATACAGAGACATGAACCAGAGCTACGAATTGTGATCTGGTTCAACTCCTGACGCTCCTAGTATGCTCTAATCCAAGGTTGGAGGAAATCTAAATAACTCCAGAGCCCCAGCTCCCGATCTCAGTAACTGATTTGGACCACTTCGCTAATCACGAGTAATGACTACAGTACAGTACTAGTGGCGACACAAATGATCTCCTAATCAAGTCTGATGGCGAGTGCGGTACAGAGTGCTAGTACTACTAAAGAGTTGAGTTATTAGAGGGGAACCAGGACCAATTGGATCTTGGATCTGGATCAGGCGGCGGGGACGCAGCAGCCAGGGCACCGGACAAGGCCGTTCTCGTTGCAGTCGGCGCAGGCGCGGAACCCGCCGCCGCCCTTGAGGCTGTACCGCTTGTGGCTCCCATCGCAGGCGCCGCAGAGCACGTAGCGCTCGCCGCCGCAGCGGGTGCAGTTGAGAGAGGCGGAGGGCGGAGCGGGGGCGACGATGCGGCGGAGCTCGCCGGACTCGTGGAGGCGGCGGACCTCCTcggcgccgccgaggtggcggccgccGACGAAGACCTGGGGGAGCGTCACACGGCGGCGGTGGGGCAGGAGCGAGGCGAGCTCCGGGGGAAAGCCGGGGTCCATGGAGAGGTCCCGCTCGTCGACGGCCGCGCGGAGCCCCCGCAGGATGGCCCGCACGGCGCGGCAGTCCTCGTAGGTGCCGCGGACGACGCGGAGGGAGGTGAAGTACAGCACCACGCGCCCGGTCCCAGATGGGAGCTCCGCGGCGGGGCGGGATGGGACCGAGGGCTGCTGGAGCGTGCGGAGGACCCGGAGCGCGGAGGCGGCGACGCGGATGCGGTGGAAGACGCGAGGCGACGGGGAGGACGGCGCGGCGGCGTGGGCGGAGTCCGGTTTGAGCAGGGACTGGAGGTCCTTGAGGGACGGGGAGGTGAAGGAGAGGCGCGGGGACGCAGCGACAGCGGGGACGAGGTCGGTGGAAGTGGAGGTGGATACAGCCGCCGAGGAGGACGAACTGCGCGTCTTCACCCAGGACGGCCACATGAGGGAGATGGGTGCGGTGCGATTCGGGGGTGAGGCGGGCGGGCGACGGGGAGACGAAGGGGAATAGTGTACCGGGTTCGCTTCGCTTTGTGCTTGCTTCGGCTGGCCTCGCGGCTCGCGGCGTGGGTTTTATGCGTTGGAACGAGCTTTGCTTCGGCCCCAGCCCATTGGAACAGTTGCTAACTTGCTGTCCAATGGAGTGGTAGTCGTTTCCAATTTTCCACCCAAACCCAAGCTCGGCCTATCCAGGATTCCAACATGGATGCAGCCCAAAATTTAGAGACAGAGATAGCGAAAGAGCTAATAGCTAAATTTCACGTATTCTGTGAGATTGTTCATCTACGGATCCTTTTTGTACTTGTACA
This genomic interval carries:
- the LOC133885650 gene encoding uncharacterized protein At5g39865-like, with translation MWPSWVKTRSSSSSAAVSTSTSTDLVPAVAASPRLSFTSPSLKDLQSLLKPDSAHAAAPSSPSPRVFHRIRVAASALRVLRTLQQPSVPSRPAAELPSGTGRVVLYFTSLRVVRGTYEDCRAVRAILRGLRAAVDERDLSMDPGFPPELASLLPHRRRVTLPQVFVGGRHLGGAEEVRRLHESGELRRIVAPAPPSASLNCTRCGGERYVLCGACDGSHKRYSLKGGGGFRACADCNENGLVRCPGCCVPAA